In Streptomyces chartreusis NRRL 3882, the following are encoded in one genomic region:
- the fxsT gene encoding FxSxx-COOH system tetratricopeptide repeat protein, with amino-acid sequence MPDTHAADRPGRFALFCSTAENLGVSTTVRNVADLLAAGNRSVLIVDGRAPGTPAPDAAGGVPAGTPTPVPEPEPGRIALVARPDAASLLALASDTAALRYDHVLVEAPLPDAPGAPPEGRLGSSADSLVLCFAMTAWSIDGAAALAEQMSGARSGRPVRLMALGLKSNVESHDRLRGARERVRRKFGPLTRTSHTSELAFLEIPYHPLYLDTRQLAVESEPEGSVTGLRPYYERLADWLRNRRPVPLSRVTIVHSQRHAPWAAWLEDQFRRGGIRTELRAQDAYSGDRPAPGTALLFLSPADMDHTALAQLAALSHPDVRIVLADEPFPDPGAAHHERIDLRGTDEDEAVRRLWSGLGLGTPPPADGTPGPRFPRLPAVTNVAPRYSGFVGRDDVLGALLEELHAAGRDRTPLVVHAASGWGKSETVRELCHRFGSAYDVVWWVRSWEIPRARRGLKRLAGRLDLVTTGDGASPELFDHLSRTDTRSWLLVYDGAESPDGLRELLPTPHARGHVLITSRTAPATAGMAAFALPPMSPAECRAVLGEQLPEIDEDQAERVGQVVGFVPLAVRIAALCLAERAAAHRRDDSMGDRAAARAAVGYLLAEYRTAQQALLEREGTAPPVAVMVRVARQTVLHTPGAAAWRAESRTSDALGWLLNAASLLTGRGMGLELLRSRRILAELAGDGTTARNPGAARPPADPRLPDEHMVSVALWALSRVGLLDVDFDRPDQPLGQHHAVRDAVRAGMEPAERAHIEQVLRGTLAEFTPDEDRGLSADWAREVYSLRLWEDHRPRVRRSLLRHLNALSQRGETADLARLLDISDRARAAWCPEGDDPSPEYLRLLNLTARAHRLDGAYEQARQLAEQALRGHRRLLGPLHPRTLLSADSYGAVLRSLGRFSDALFQARPVLEGLTLLLGPQHSATVQAEHNLAFTEALSGRAPDALARLLARFRYRQAVGGEDDPAVWRSADLLAWVYRTLGRDAESQDLLRQWLHRHGGVATGTRLSIERGLAVSERRITYNSARSHETVYGYEKALERDRRLLAESTSRFGADQLETVRCRFSLAADLHALGKHDEAEHEARQCSRALENTLGGWHPYAGLAGVRHGVYLRATGAVEEAEATGRAALNLLEDRLGDSHAWVSAAENSLAATLAAAGRTEEAVVLAERALRRLRDLDMGHRPDGRRVGAHHTWLTSRSTGSAPPARDFDIDLELPGI; translated from the coding sequence ATGCCCGACACCCACGCAGCCGACCGCCCGGGACGGTTCGCCCTCTTCTGCTCCACCGCGGAGAACCTCGGCGTCAGCACGACCGTGCGCAACGTCGCTGACCTGCTGGCCGCGGGCAACCGCAGCGTCCTGATCGTGGACGGCCGCGCCCCGGGCACACCGGCGCCCGATGCCGCCGGGGGTGTGCCGGCGGGAACCCCGACGCCCGTGCCGGAGCCCGAGCCCGGGCGGATCGCCCTCGTGGCACGACCGGACGCGGCCTCCCTCCTCGCCCTCGCCTCAGACACCGCCGCGCTGCGCTACGACCATGTGCTCGTCGAGGCGCCGCTGCCCGACGCGCCCGGCGCGCCGCCGGAGGGCAGGCTCGGCTCGTCGGCCGACTCGCTGGTGCTCTGCTTCGCGATGACGGCCTGGTCCATCGACGGCGCCGCCGCCCTGGCCGAGCAGATGAGCGGCGCCCGCTCCGGCCGGCCCGTGCGCCTCATGGCCCTCGGCCTGAAGAGCAACGTCGAGTCGCACGACCGGCTGCGCGGCGCCCGCGAACGGGTGCGCCGCAAGTTCGGCCCCCTCACCCGGACCTCCCACACGTCAGAGCTCGCCTTCCTGGAGATCCCGTACCACCCGCTCTACCTGGACACCCGGCAGCTCGCCGTGGAGAGCGAGCCGGAAGGCTCCGTGACCGGCCTGCGCCCCTACTACGAGCGGCTCGCCGACTGGCTGCGCAACCGGCGGCCGGTGCCGCTCAGCCGGGTCACCATCGTCCACTCCCAGCGCCACGCCCCCTGGGCCGCCTGGCTGGAGGACCAGTTCCGGCGCGGCGGCATCCGCACCGAACTGCGCGCCCAGGACGCCTACTCCGGCGACCGGCCCGCTCCCGGCACGGCCCTGCTGTTCCTCTCCCCGGCGGACATGGACCACACCGCGCTGGCCCAGCTCGCCGCGCTGTCCCACCCCGACGTCCGGATCGTGCTGGCCGACGAGCCCTTCCCGGACCCGGGGGCCGCACACCACGAGCGCATCGACCTGCGCGGGACCGACGAGGACGAGGCCGTGCGGCGGCTGTGGTCCGGACTCGGCCTCGGCACCCCGCCCCCGGCGGACGGCACGCCCGGCCCCCGGTTCCCGCGGCTGCCCGCCGTGACCAACGTGGCCCCCCGCTACAGCGGGTTCGTCGGCAGGGACGACGTCCTCGGCGCTCTCCTGGAGGAACTGCACGCGGCCGGCCGGGACCGCACCCCGCTGGTCGTGCACGCCGCGAGCGGCTGGGGCAAGAGCGAGACCGTGCGGGAGCTGTGCCACCGATTCGGCTCCGCCTACGACGTGGTCTGGTGGGTGCGCTCCTGGGAGATCCCGCGCGCCCGCCGCGGCCTGAAGCGGCTCGCCGGCCGGCTGGACCTGGTCACGACGGGCGACGGCGCCTCCCCGGAACTGTTCGACCACCTCTCCCGCACCGACACCCGGAGCTGGCTGCTCGTCTACGACGGCGCCGAAAGCCCGGACGGCCTGCGGGAGTTGCTGCCCACCCCGCACGCCCGCGGGCACGTCCTGATCACCAGTCGCACCGCCCCGGCCACGGCCGGCATGGCGGCGTTCGCCCTGCCACCGATGTCGCCCGCCGAATGCCGGGCCGTGCTGGGGGAGCAGCTCCCGGAGATCGACGAGGACCAGGCCGAGCGCGTCGGACAGGTCGTGGGCTTCGTCCCGCTCGCCGTGCGCATCGCCGCCCTCTGTCTCGCCGAGCGCGCCGCGGCGCACCGGCGCGACGACAGCATGGGCGACCGGGCCGCCGCCCGGGCGGCCGTCGGCTATCTCCTCGCCGAGTACCGCACCGCCCAGCAGGCCCTGCTCGAACGCGAGGGCACCGCCCCGCCCGTCGCGGTCATGGTGCGGGTGGCCCGGCAGACGGTGCTGCACACGCCGGGCGCCGCCGCCTGGCGTGCCGAGAGCCGCACCAGCGACGCCCTCGGCTGGCTGCTGAACGCGGCGTCCCTGCTCACCGGGCGCGGCATGGGGCTGGAACTGCTGCGTTCGAGACGCATCCTCGCCGAGCTGGCCGGCGACGGTACGACGGCCCGGAACCCCGGCGCGGCCCGGCCCCCGGCCGACCCGCGGCTGCCCGACGAGCACATGGTGAGCGTCGCCCTGTGGGCCCTGTCCCGGGTCGGGCTGCTGGACGTCGACTTCGACCGGCCCGACCAGCCCCTCGGACAGCACCACGCCGTACGGGACGCCGTCCGCGCCGGCATGGAACCGGCCGAGCGCGCCCACATCGAGCAGGTGCTGCGCGGCACCCTCGCCGAGTTCACCCCGGACGAGGACCGCGGCCTGTCCGCCGACTGGGCGCGCGAGGTGTACTCGCTGCGGCTGTGGGAGGACCACCGGCCCCGGGTCCGGCGCTCGCTGCTGCGCCACCTCAACGCCCTGAGCCAGCGCGGCGAGACCGCCGACCTGGCCCGACTGCTCGACATCTCCGACCGAGCCCGGGCGGCCTGGTGCCCGGAGGGCGACGACCCGTCACCGGAGTACCTGCGCCTGCTCAACCTCACCGCCCGGGCCCACCGCCTCGACGGCGCCTACGAACAGGCCCGCCAGCTGGCCGAACAGGCCCTGCGCGGCCACCGCAGACTGCTGGGCCCGCTGCACCCGAGAACGCTGCTGTCCGCCGACTCCTACGGCGCCGTCCTGCGCTCCCTCGGCAGGTTCTCCGACGCGCTGTTCCAGGCCCGCCCCGTGCTGGAGGGCCTGACGCTGCTGCTCGGCCCGCAGCACAGCGCGACCGTGCAGGCCGAGCACAACCTCGCGTTCACGGAGGCACTGAGCGGCCGGGCCCCCGACGCGCTGGCCCGGCTCCTCGCCCGGTTCCGCTACCGCCAGGCCGTCGGCGGCGAGGACGACCCGGCCGTCTGGCGGTCCGCCGACCTGCTCGCCTGGGTCTACCGGACGCTGGGCCGCGACGCGGAGTCCCAGGACCTGCTGCGGCAGTGGCTGCACCGGCACGGCGGCGTCGCGACGGGCACCCGGCTGAGCATCGAACGCGGCCTGGCCGTCAGCGAACGACGCATCACCTACAACTCCGCACGCTCGCACGAGACCGTCTACGGCTACGAGAAGGCCCTGGAGCGCGACCGGCGGCTGCTCGCCGAGTCCACCAGCCGGTTCGGCGCCGACCAGCTCGAGACCGTGCGCTGCCGCTTCAGCCTGGCGGCCGACCTGCACGCGCTGGGCAAGCACGACGAGGCCGAACACGAGGCCCGCCAGTGCAGCCGCGCGCTGGAAAACACACTCGGCGGCTGGCACCCCTACGCCGGACTGGCCGGGGTCCGGCACGGGGTGTACCTGCGGGCCACGGGCGCCGTCGAGGAGGCCGAGGCCACCGGCAGGGCCGCGCTCAATCTCCTGGAGGACCGGCTCGGCGACAGTCATGCCTGGGTGTCCGCCGCGGAGAACTCCCTCGCTGCGACCCTCGCGGCGGCCGGGCGGACCGAGGAGGCGGTCGTACTCGCCGAGCGCGCCCTGCGCCGTTTGCGGGACCTGGACATGGGGCATCGGCCCGACGGGCGGCGGGTGGGTGCGCACCACACCTGGCTCACCTCCCGGAGCACCGGATCCGCCCCACCGGCCAGGGACTTCGACATCGATCTGGAACTGCCCGGCATCTGA
- the fxsA gene encoding FxSxx-COOH cyclophane-containing RiPP peptide, whose product MAELEEAGAEQGEATLESVVLDLTDVPLDDVAALPSSVLGETLRRLRTGRTPGDPFVTGFSESQ is encoded by the coding sequence ATGGCAGAGCTCGAGGAAGCGGGTGCCGAGCAGGGCGAGGCGACCCTGGAGTCCGTCGTGCTGGACCTCACCGACGTGCCGCTGGACGACGTCGCCGCACTGCCGTCCTCGGTGCTCGGGGAGACCCTGCGCCGGCTGCGGACGGGGCGCACACCGGGCGACCCCTTCGTCACCGGGTTCAGCGAGAGCCAGTGA